GGATACTCTCTTTGATCGATTCCTTATCGTATCGTTGTCGTTTTAATATGCATGAACTTCTACCGGTGTTCAATATATGTTCTTATAGGTTCCGCGACGCGGCCTGGTCGGAATCAGGCTACCCCGGATTTCGGAAAATGATTGCATATTGCTATTGCGGGTGCCGGCGGCGATCCTGACAGGCAGGATCTATTTCTTGGGGCGCGTGGGAGGGAGAATATGAAAGCAGGATTTATCGGCACCGGGAGCATGGGATTGCCGCTGGCGTCCAATCTGCTGGAGCAGGAACGGTCGCTGGTCGTCTTTGATATCAACCCGGCGGCGACGAAGCCGCTGGCGGACCGTCAGGCGCGGGTCGTGGCGTCGCCGGTCGCGGTCGCGGATGAAGCGGATGTCGTCTTCGCCTGCATGCCGAGCCTGGACAGTTTCCACGCCATCGTGACCGGACCCGATGGCGTGATCGGCGGCCGGCAGATGAAGACATTCGTCAACCTGGGCACGATGGGCAGCGATGCGATCACCGAGATCGAGCGGGTGCTGGCGGAAAAGGGCGTGGGCGTGCTGGATTCGCCGATCACCGGCGGGGTGGCGCGGGCGCGTAACGCTGATATCACTGTCATTGCTTCCGGGCCGCAGGCGGTCTTCGATATCGCCGAGCCGATGCTGAAATCCTTTGCCCGGGATATCCACTATGTCGGCGACAAGGTGGGGCAGGCGCAGCTGACCAAGATCTGCAACAACATCATGTCGATGACCAACCTGATCGTCGGGCTGGAGGCGATGGTGCTGGCGGCCAAGGGCGGGGTCGACCCGGAGAAGGTCCTGGCGGTGCTCAACGCGGGCACGGGCCAGAACAGCGCGACGCTGACCAAGATCCCGAATTTCATCATGAACCGGAAATTCGACATGGAAGCGCCGATGTATATCAACGAGAAGGATACGCATCTCTGGCAGCAGGAAGCGGAACGGCTGGACGTGCCGCAGATGGTCGGGAGCGCGGCGGCCCAGACCCTGCATCAGGCGCTGGCCTTCGGTTTGCGCAGTGGCGATCTGAGCGAGATGGTCAAGCTGATCGAACGCAACGCCAATTTCCAGCTACCGAAAACGCGCGACTAGGGGAACCGACATGGAACAGGGAACCGGTTATGCGGGCTGGATCATCGAAACCGTCGCGGGCAATGGCGCAGCCGGCTATGCGGGCGATGGCGGCTCGGCCGCCGACGCCACGCTGAACAATCCCTTCGATGTGGTCTTCGACAAGGCGGAAAACCTTGTTTTCACCGATACGTTCAATCATTGCATCCGCCGGATGGACGCGAAGACCGGCGTCATCACGACCCTCGCCGGGACAGGGGAGGCGGGATATTCGGGCGATGGCGGGCCCGCCCTTCAGGCCCAATTCAACCAGCCTTACGGTCTGGCGGTCGGCCGGGACGGCGCTATCTACACCGCCGACCGGCACAATGCCGCCGTAAGGCGGATCGACGGCGTAACCGGCGTCGTGACCACATTCGCCGGCAATGACGCGGCCGGGTTTTCCGGCGATGGCGGGCCGGCAAACCGTGCCGGCATGGCGGAACCGAACGGCCTGGTCTTTTCCCGGGACTTCGCCAGCATGTATATAGCCGACGTCGCCGATAACCGGGTCCGGGTC
This Alphaproteobacteria bacterium DNA region includes the following protein-coding sequences:
- a CDS encoding NAD(P)-dependent oxidoreductase produces the protein MKAGFIGTGSMGLPLASNLLEQERSLVVFDINPAATKPLADRQARVVASPVAVADEADVVFACMPSLDSFHAIVTGPDGVIGGRQMKTFVNLGTMGSDAITEIERVLAEKGVGVLDSPITGGVARARNADITVIASGPQAVFDIAEPMLKSFARDIHYVGDKVGQAQLTKICNNIMSMTNLIVGLEAMVLAAKGGVDPEKVLAVLNAGTGQNSATLTKIPNFIMNRKFDMEAPMYINEKDTHLWQQEAERLDVPQMVGSAAAQTLHQALAFGLRSGDLSEMVKLIERNANFQLPKTRD